One genomic window of candidate division WOR-3 bacterium includes the following:
- a CDS encoding tetratricopeptide repeat protein, which yields MQKSKFNLWYITLILIFALVFCLSLRKIYDTDIGFHLRGGEWMLTNKSFHHYDQFTYTVRHHEYIAMYWLYQIILFFIFKIFSAGGISIFNTILILIFFVLLFLRLKNASIPIWLICILILTSLFSFEIRFGVRPEIFTYIFMVLMLLILDLFYFQKKNLLFLLPIIQMLWVNFHGLFILGWGILFFYLITTFFNERPKFKELLKWTMFSVFISFLNPYHIKGILFPFYLFTRLQNSSVFKDAITEFASPFSARGFLLTSHSALFIYFLFLASSIFCLIVNHRKKRIHEYLLFFTFGYLSATAVRNIPLFMIVAIQIIGSSINELLPALRKFLKIPRFLEKGAALIISIFSILFALHIINNGYYAQRGGGKFGIGFDQEVQPIKACEFITKNGLKGRILNDLNRGSWLIWSVRETVYIDGRLEVMKEELFKEFHESHQPGGIIKLIEKYQPDLIIFDYSYPEAFVWDIDLENSPEWEIIYWDETSVIYARNGYAEQFKPFVISNTIKNLGIDTQLNEQEIWQILRKPSKSGFVLFFESLYKKQTYPVSLTKLAFYTSIKLDFPTAEILYLNALKIAEYHRAEIYFRLGLIYHFMQKFDKAEYCYKRVLRENPKHRNAQEMLNLLRQGLPPVR from the coding sequence GTGCAAAAGTCAAAATTTAATCTGTGGTATATAACACTTATCCTTATTTTTGCCCTTGTCTTTTGTCTTTCCCTGCGCAAGATCTATGACACCGATATCGGCTTTCATCTCCGGGGTGGAGAATGGATGCTCACCAATAAATCGTTTCACCACTATGACCAATTTACTTATACCGTGCGCCATCACGAATATATCGCAATGTACTGGCTCTATCAGATAATTTTATTTTTTATCTTCAAAATTTTCAGTGCGGGTGGTATATCAATCTTCAACACCATTTTGATTTTAATCTTTTTTGTTTTATTATTTTTACGCCTGAAAAATGCCTCAATCCCTATCTGGTTGATATGTATTTTGATTCTGACGAGTCTTTTTTCATTTGAGATTAGATTCGGGGTGAGACCCGAGATATTTACTTATATTTTTATGGTGCTGATGCTACTCATCCTTGACCTCTTTTACTTCCAAAAAAAGAATCTTCTCTTTCTCTTACCCATCATCCAGATGCTCTGGGTAAATTTTCATGGACTATTTATCCTCGGCTGGGGAATTCTGTTTTTCTATCTCATCACCACATTTTTTAATGAAAGACCAAAATTCAAAGAATTACTAAAATGGACTATGTTCTCCGTTTTCATTTCGTTTTTGAATCCTTATCATATCAAAGGCATTTTATTTCCATTCTATCTTTTTACAAGGCTCCAAAATTCAAGCGTCTTTAAGGATGCAATAACCGAATTTGCTTCGCCCTTCTCGGCACGGGGATTTCTCCTTACATCGCATTCTGCACTTTTTATCTATTTCTTATTTTTAGCCTCGTCAATTTTTTGCCTGATTGTAAATCACCGCAAAAAAAGAATTCATGAATATCTCCTTTTCTTTACCTTTGGTTATCTATCGGCTACCGCGGTGCGTAATATACCTTTATTTATGATTGTGGCGATACAGATTATCGGGAGCAGTATTAACGAACTATTACCGGCGCTGAGAAAATTCTTAAAGATACCACGATTTTTAGAAAAAGGCGCAGCTTTGATTATATCAATATTTTCAATTCTCTTCGCTCTTCACATTATAAACAATGGCTATTATGCCCAGCGGGGTGGCGGGAAATTTGGCATCGGGTTTGACCAGGAAGTCCAACCCATTAAGGCCTGCGAATTTATAACCAAAAATGGTCTTAAAGGCAGAATTCTGAATGACCTGAACCGGGGAAGTTGGTTGATATGGTCGGTCCGCGAGACGGTTTATATTGACGGTCGCCTTGAAGTTATGAAAGAGGAATTATTCAAAGAATTCCATGAAAGTCATCAACCCGGAGGAATAATCAAACTCATTGAAAAATACCAACCTGATTTAATAATCTTTGATTATTCCTATCCTGAAGCATTCGTCTGGGATATTGATTTAGAAAATTCACCAGAGTGGGAAATCATTTACTGGGATGAAACCTCGGTTATATACGCAAGAAACGGTTATGCTGAACAATTTAAACCATTTGTTATTTCTAATACAATAAAGAATTTAGGAATTGATACTCAGTTAAATGAGCAAGAAATATGGCAGATATTGCGCAAACCTTCAAAATCTGGTTTTGTGCTTTTTTTTGAAAGTCTTTATAAAAAACAAACTTATCCAGTAAGCTTAACAAAACTGGCATTCTACACTTCAATAAAACTGGATTTTCCAACCGCCGAAATTCTCTATTTGAATGCTTTAAAGATCGCCGAATATCATCGTGCTGAAATATATTTTCGCCTCGGACTTATTTACCATTTTATGCAAAAATTTGATAAGGCAGAATACTGCTATAAGAGGGTTTTGCGCGAAAATCCTAAACATAGAAATGCCCAGGAAATGTTGAATCTACTGCGGCAAGGATTACCACCGGTGAGGTAA